The Planctomycetia bacterium genomic sequence CCCTGGAGCATGATCCATCCGCGACACCGCCCAGCCGAGCAGGCCGACGCCGACCAGGCCGTTGGCGAAGGACGAGAAATCGACCCGGTGCAGCGAGAGCAGGAACTGGGCATCGAGGGGCTTGGTGAGCACGGCGTCGAGCCCGCCGCTGCGGACCATCTCCGTCAGTTCCTCGGCGCTGGGCATGAACAGCGCCTGGACGATCGAGTTGATGATCAGGCCGGTGGCCACGAAGGCGAAGAACGGCTCCCGCGACCAGCCGGTGCCGCGGCCGATCTCCGGGGTGAAGGTGAAGATCAGCAGGTAGAAGGCGAGGTTCATCGACATCCAGCCCAGGCTCGTGACGCACTCCAGGATGAAGTTCGCCCGGTAGGTCATGTCGCGGACGAGGCAGGCCCGGGCGAACGTGGTGAAGATCGCGAGATATCGGCCCATCGGTTCGTCCGCCGGGGAAATACTTTGCCTGACTGCGGACCCAGGATACTCTGACGGTCCGGCGGGCAGCGACCACGGCCGCTGCCCCGCCGCCGCCGATTCGCCATCTTCAGCCCCCCGGAGCCTCCATCATGGCCCGCTTCCATCGATCGCGGATTCGTTCGCTGCTGTGCGCCAGCGTGGTCGGGCTGCCGGCCCTGATGGCACCCTGCACCGCCGAACCGCCGGCCGCGGCGGTCGCCGAAAAGCCGATCGACGTGAAGCCTGGCGCCAAGCCGGCCGGCGGCCGGGTCGGCTACACCCTGATCATCTTCCACCCGGAGATGGATGCCGTGGTCAAGGCGGCCGGCATCGAGGGCCACAAGACCCTCGGCGGGCCGTACCTCGGCACCTGGCACGACCTGAAGGGGGCGAAGGCGATTCGGCCGGGCAAGCTCGACGGCCTCGAGCGCGGCGAGTTCGACATGCTGCTGCTCGCCTCGCCGCATTGCTACCCGAATGAGGAAACCTGGGCGGGCGCGTTGGGACTCGATTCGACCGCCGCGATCCTCTGTGCGACGGGACTGAAGAACAATCCGAACTTTCGCCTCGTCTGGCAGACGTGGCCCTGGCCCAGGGCGAATGTCAACGAGAAGAAACTCGAGCTCCCGCCGGCCAGCAAGGAATCGGCTCCGGCACTTCGCGAACTGGAGAAGGTCGCCGACGAGATCAATGCCCATCATGGTCGCCAGGTAATGGTGATCTCCCCCGCCGCGGAACTGTCGTTCGAACTCGCCCAGATGGTCGCCGATGGCAAGTTTCCCGGGATCACCGACCCCTTCGAGTTGTGGGTAAACGCAAACATGTGGGAGCCCGGCTCCCACGTCAGCACCCTGATCCACTACTGCAATCTGGCGACCATGTACGGGGTCTCACCGATCGGGCTGAAGCCGGATTTCTCCGGCATCAAGCGCGGCGGAGGCAAGAGTCGGAACTACGCGTTCGAAGACCTGGCGCCGATCACCGACGAGCAGCGGGAAATTCTCCAGCGGATGGCCTGGGACAAGGTCACCGGCTATCCCCCGTCCGGCGTGAAGAAGCCCTGAGCACCCCGCCGGTCAGCCACCGAACGCGCTGTACCGCCGCGTGC encodes the following:
- a CDS encoding ABC transporter permease; protein product: MGRYLAIFTTFARACLVRDMTYRANFILECVTSLGWMSMNLAFYLLIFTFTPEIGRGTGWSREPFFAFVATGLIINSIVQALFMPSAEELTEMVRSGGLDAVLTKPLDAQFLLSLHRVDFSSFANGLVGVGLLGWAVSRMDHAPGPLAWLIYPFLVLCGVAILYGLIIMLAAATIFMGRNQSLYDFWFYLTNFSRYPAEIYAGPWGGPLRALCTFVIPILLVVNVPARVVARPLTGAAWPAIVGTVLAALAAVVLSRFVFQAALDRYRSASS